Proteins encoded within one genomic window of Scylla paramamosain isolate STU-SP2022 unplaced genomic scaffold, ASM3559412v1 Contig33, whole genome shotgun sequence:
- the LOC135097827 gene encoding uncharacterized protein LOC135097827 isoform X1 encodes MVLQQPSIVQARQPTAITVHFVDKGSGLVLNGLAFKGQTFVGKLLAKTAEGHFEVIQSTRMAKEILLKYPEILHAAHPFFLSLKFVGAGGSLLDGAVFVDQKILIEILGRDVSACPRRRPRSLRGSIYPRTTCQQFL; translated from the exons ATGGTCCTGCAGCAGCCCAGCATAGTGCAGGCCAGACAGCCCACTGCCATCACTGTTCACTTTGTTGACAAGGGCTCTGGCTTGGTGCTTAATGGCCTGGCTTTCAag ggCCAGACATTTGTGGGCAAACTGCTGGCAAAGACTGCTGAGGGACACTTTGAGGTTATCCAGAG cacaaGGATGGCCAAGGAAATCCTTCTCAAATACCCAGAGATCCTCCATGCCGctcaccccttcttcctctccctcaagtTTGTGGGTGCTGGTGGCTCTCTCCTGGATGGAGCAGTTTTTGTG gATCAAAAGATATTGATTGAGATACTGGGGAGGGATGTGAGTGCATGCCCAAGGAGAAGGCCCAGATCTTTaagag GATCTATTTACCCAAGAACAACTTGTCAACAATTCCTGTAG
- the LOC135097827 gene encoding uncharacterized protein LOC135097827 isoform X2 — translation MPKEKAQIFKRIYLPKNNLSTIPVDVIISEVSVRYQLAAQESVVPAGWHFHFVSPGNQFCLVVFPENLDIQENSVTKNVQMNVIGWLTAAPQVNPEITGLK, via the exons ATGCCCAAGGAGAAGGCCCAGATCTTTaagag GATCTATTTACCCAAGAACAACTTGTCAACAATTCCTGTAGATGTCATCATCAGTGAGGTCAGTGTTAGATACCAACTTGCTGCTCAGGAGTCTGTTGTACCTGCTGGCTGGCATTTCCACTTTGTCTCTCCTGGTAACCAAttct GCTTGGTGGTGTTTCCTGAAAATTTGGATATCCAGGAGAACTCTGTCACCAAGAACGTGCAAATGAATGTCATTGGGTGGCTGACGGCAGCTCCTCAAGTGAAcccagag ATCACTGGGCTAAAGTAA